One Faecalicatena sp. Marseille-Q4148 DNA window includes the following coding sequences:
- a CDS encoding ribosomal L7Ae/L30e/S12e/Gadd45 family protein, which translates to MSQDRVLSFLSLAAKAGKLASGEFSTEKAVKEGRAHLVFVAGDASENTKKKFRNMCEFYEVPICFYADKDTLGHAMGKEFRASLAVVDESFAKGIIEKLNRMNETIA; encoded by the coding sequence TTGAGTCAAGATAGAGTGTTATCATTTTTGAGCCTTGCTGCAAAAGCCGGTAAACTTGCAAGCGGCGAATTTTCTACAGAAAAGGCAGTAAAAGAGGGAAGAGCTCATCTGGTATTTGTAGCAGGAGATGCTTCAGAGAATACGAAAAAAAAGTTTCGGAATATGTGCGAATTTTATGAAGTACCGATTTGTTTTTATGCAGATAAAGATACATTGGGGCATGCAATGGGCAAAGAATTCCGCGCATCGCTGGCCGTTGTCGATGAGAGCTTTGCAAAAGGCATAATAGAGAAGCTGAACAGGATGAATGAAACAATTGCATAG
- a CDS encoding YlxR family protein, giving the protein MRKCVGCQEMKAKKEMIRIVRTEEQDFLLDATGRKNGRGAYICPSSECLEKAIKNRGLERSFKQAIPKEVYDELCKEMSVLESR; this is encoded by the coding sequence ATGCGAAAATGTGTCGGCTGCCAGGAGATGAAAGCAAAGAAAGAAATGATCCGTATCGTAAGGACAGAGGAACAGGACTTCTTGCTGGATGCAACCGGAAGAAAGAACGGACGGGGAGCCTATATCTGCCCGTCGTCGGAATGTCTTGAAAAAGCAATCAAAAACAGGGGATTGGAACGGTCATTTAAACAGGCGATTCCAAAGGAAGTATATGACGAATTGTGTAAGGAGATGAGTGTGCTTGAGTCAAGATAG
- the nusA gene encoding transcription termination/antitermination protein NusA — protein sequence MNTELLEALTILEQEKDISKETLLDAIENSLINACKNHFGRTDNIKVIMNRETCEYSLFAEKTVVEEVEDDLLEISLANAKMIDSKFELGDIVQIPIESKSFGRIATQNAKNLILQKIREEERKVVYDQYFEKEKDIVTGIVQRYVGKNISIDLGKADAMLTENEQVKGEVFKPTERIKLYVVEVKNTTKGPKILVSRTHPELVKRLFEAEVAEVKDGIVEIKSIAREAGSRTKIAVWSNDPNVDPVGACVGMNGSRVGAVVSELRGEKIDIINWSDNPAILIENALSPAKVISVMADPDEKTASVIVPDYQLSLAIGKEGQNARLAARLTGYKIDIKSESQAIESGELPENYMDMGMEEYQEEMTGDEFDEQ from the coding sequence ATGAATACAGAGTTATTAGAAGCGCTTACTATTCTTGAACAGGAAAAAGATATCAGCAAAGAGACATTACTGGATGCCATTGAAAATTCACTGATCAATGCATGCAAAAACCATTTCGGACGCACAGATAATATTAAAGTCATCATGAATCGGGAGACATGTGAATATTCTTTATTTGCTGAGAAAACAGTTGTGGAGGAAGTGGAAGACGATCTGCTTGAAATCAGTCTTGCCAATGCAAAAATGATCGATTCTAAGTTTGAACTTGGAGACATTGTACAGATTCCGATTGAATCAAAATCATTCGGACGTATTGCAACGCAGAATGCGAAGAATCTGATCCTTCAGAAGATTCGGGAAGAAGAAAGAAAAGTTGTCTATGATCAGTATTTTGAGAAGGAAAAGGATATTGTAACAGGTATCGTTCAGCGCTATGTAGGCAAGAATATCAGTATTGATCTCGGAAAAGCAGATGCAATGCTGACAGAGAATGAGCAGGTAAAAGGGGAAGTGTTCAAGCCAACAGAACGCATTAAGCTATATGTAGTGGAAGTGAAGAATACGACAAAAGGACCGAAGATTCTTGTGTCAAGAACACATCCGGAACTTGTGAAACGTCTTTTTGAAGCAGAAGTAGCTGAAGTGAAAGACGGCATTGTGGAGATTAAGAGCATTGCCCGTGAGGCAGGTTCTCGTACAAAGATTGCCGTATGGTCTAATGACCCGAATGTAGATCCGGTAGGGGCATGCGTTGGAATGAACGGTTCCAGAGTCGGTGCAGTTGTATCAGAACTTCGCGGTGAAAAAATTGATATCATTAATTGGAGCGATAACCCGGCAATCTTAATTGAAAACGCATTAAGCCCGGCAAAAGTAATTTCTGTTATGGCAGATCCGGATGAAAAAACAGCAAGCGTGATCGTTCCGGATTATCAGCTGTCACTTGCAATTGGTAAAGAGGGACAGAATGCCCGCCTTGCAGCAAGACTGACAGGATATAAGATCGATATTAAGAGCGAGAGCCAGGCAATCGAATCCGGAGAACTTCCAGAAAACTACATGGATATGGGAATGGAAGAATATCAGGAAGAAATGACAGGTGATGAATTTGACGAGCAGTAA
- the rimP gene encoding ribosome maturation factor RimP, giving the protein MAKREIYEQKTEELLLPIIEKNQFELVDVEYVKEGSNWYLRAYIDKPGGITVDDCEVVSRALSELLDQNDFIEDSYILEVSSPGLGRPLKKEKDFQRSLGEEVEIRTYRAINRQKEFIGVLKGYDKESVTIEYEDETEQTFLKSDIALIRLAFDF; this is encoded by the coding sequence TTGGCGAAAAGAGAAATCTACGAACAGAAAACAGAAGAACTGTTGCTGCCGATTATTGAGAAGAACCAGTTTGAGTTGGTGGATGTGGAATATGTGAAAGAAGGAAGCAACTGGTATCTGCGGGCGTATATTGATAAACCGGGAGGTATCACGGTGGATGACTGTGAGGTAGTAAGCCGGGCGCTGTCAGAACTCCTGGATCAGAATGATTTTATCGAAGACAGCTATATTTTGGAAGTAAGTTCACCGGGGCTTGGAAGACCGTTAAAGAAGGAGAAGGATTTCCAGAGAAGCCTTGGAGAGGAAGTAGAGATTAGGACTTACCGGGCCATTAACCGCCAGAAAGAATTCATTGGAGTTTTGAAAGGATACGATAAAGAAAGTGTAACGATCGAATATGAAGATGAGACAGAACAGACCTTTTTAAAAAGTGATATTGCGCTGATCCGTTTAGCATTTGATTTTTAG